A single region of the Halorussus gelatinilyticus genome encodes:
- a CDS encoding YgaP family membrane protein, producing the protein MALPKNVGGRDRIARAVLGVASLALAGGAVLLGYGGIGVLALVAGAGFLFNAATRFCGVNALLGIDTCSRR; encoded by the coding sequence ATGGCACTCCCGAAGAACGTCGGCGGACGCGACAGAATCGCTCGCGCGGTCCTCGGGGTGGCATCGCTCGCGCTGGCGGGCGGTGCCGTCCTCCTCGGTTACGGCGGCATCGGCGTCCTCGCGCTCGTCGCTGGCGCGGGGTTCCTGTTCAACGCCGCCACGCGGTTCTGCGGCGTCAACGCGCTGTTGGGCATCGACACCTGCTCGCGGCGGTGA